One window of Globicephala melas chromosome 2, mGloMel1.2, whole genome shotgun sequence genomic DNA carries:
- the ERG28 gene encoding ergosterol biosynthetic protein 28 homolog translates to MSRFLNVLRSWLVMVSIIAMGNTLQSFRDHTFLYEKLYTGKPDLVNGLQARTFGIWTLLSSVIRCLCAIDIHNKMLYHITLWTFLLALGHFLSELFVYGTAAPTIGVLAPLMVASFSILGMLVGLRYLEAEPGSRQKKRN, encoded by the exons ATGAGCCGGTTCCTGAATGTGTTACGAAGCTGGCTGGTTATGGTGTCCATCATCGCCATGGGGAACACGCTACAGAGCTTCCGAGACCACACCTTTCTCTATGAAAAGCTCTACACTGGCAAGCCAGACCTCG TGAATGGCCTCCAAGCTCGGACCTTTGGAATCTGGACGCTACTCTCATCAGTGATTCGCTGCCTCTGCGCCATCGACATTCACAACAAGAT GCTCTACCACATCACGCTCTGGACCTTCCTCCTCGCCCTGGGGCACTTCCTCTCCGAGTTGTTTGTATATGGGACCGCAGCTCCCACCATTGGCGTCCTGGCACCCCTCATGGTGGCAA GTTTCTCAATCCTGGGAATGCTAGTGGGGCTCCGGTACCTAGAAGCAGAACCAGGATCCAGACAgaagaagagaaactga